The Lycium barbarum isolate Lr01 chromosome 9, ASM1917538v2, whole genome shotgun sequence genome has a segment encoding these proteins:
- the LOC132609423 gene encoding vicilin Cor a 11.0101-like, giving the protein MAIFTKPKLLFLFFLILSLFLVSQCDDQNPRGQDPRQELESCLRQCQVQGGREESPEQQLQCQRSCVLRYERQQRERSEEERQHRGHETGEDNPGRQGEPERRLRECRQRCQRQEQGQQQRQCQQSCRQEYRREQEQQGRGIEEESNPQREREEENNPYLFESQRFRSRFRARHGDFRVLEKFSERSELLRGIEKFRVAVLEFEPQSFMLPHHCDDEAIFVVVRGQGTISIAEQDEKNSFNLQHGDVIRVNAGSTVYLLNRDNNERFFIYVLAKSINVPGEFQEYFSAGGENPETFYRAFSSDVLEAAFNTPRDRLQRLFGQQKQGIVIKASEEQIRAISEHASRSTKQTKGETQGPFNLLKERPLFGSKFGQFFEASPEKFEQLRDLDTAVGFMNINQGGMVLPFYNTRSTRLAIVVEGTGRFEMACPHLGRQSQRQGRRSRGERREQEQEEEQEEGNVHYQKVRGNLNVGDVLVVPAGHPITLLATGSSNLRMVAFGINARNNRKNFLAGQQSIWRNVEREAKELSFNLPGKEVEQILQKQDQSYFVAGPEHRQQHRERGEEGRRGEQQYLSSILDFVF; this is encoded by the exons ATGGCAATTTTCACTAAACCGAAGCTTTtatttctcttcttcttgatccTCTCTTTGTTCCTCGTATCTCAATGCGATGACCAAAACCCTCGGGGCCAAGACCCGAGGCAAGAGCTTGAGAGTTGCTTGAGGCAATGTCAGGTTCAGGGCGGTCGAGAAGAAAGCCCTGAACAACAACTCCAGTGTCAGAGGAGTTGTGTTTTGCGATATGAGAGGCAACAGAGAGAGAGGTCCGAGGAAGAACGACAACATCGTGGCCACGAGACTGGAGAAGATAATCCAGGACGACAAG GTGAACCTGAGAGGAGACTCCGAGAGTGCCGACAGAGGTGCCAAAGACAAGAACAGGGTCAACAACAGAGACAGTGCCAACAAAGCTGTCGACAAGAGTACCGAAGAGAGCAAGAACAACAAGGCCGTGGCATAGAAGAAGAGTCTAACCCacaaagagaaagagaagaagagaACAATCCATACTTATTCGAATCCCAGAGGTTCCGATCTCGATTCAGAGCCAGGCATGGTGATTTCCGCGTCCTTGAGAAATTCAGTGAAAGATCTGAACTTCTCAGAGGAATAGAAAAATTCCGTGTCGCGGTCCTTGAATTTGAGCCTCAGTCTTTCATGCTTCCTCATCACTGTGACGATGAAGCCATATTTGTTGTGGTTAGAG GGCAAGGAACAATTAGTATAGCTGAACAAGATGAGAAGAACTCCTTCAACTTGCAGCATGGTGATGTAATCAGAGTGAATGCTGGCTCAACTGTCTACTTGCTCAACAGAGATAATAATGAAAGGTTCTTTATTTACGTGCTAGCCAAGTCCATCAATGTCCCTGGCGAATTCCAG GAATACTTCAGTGCTGGAGGTGAAAATCCAGAAACCTTCTACAGAGCATTCAGCAGTGATGTCCTGGAGGCTGCTTTCAAT ACCCCAAGGGACAGGTTACAGAGGCTGTTTGGACAGCAAAAGCAGGGGATAGTAATCAAGGCATCTGAAGAGCAAATTAGAGCAATAAGCGAACACGCTTCACGCTCCACTAAGCAAACTAAAGGTGAAACGCAAGGTCCTTTCAATCTGCTGAAGGAACGCCCATTGTTTGGTAGCAAATTTGGACAGTTCTTTGAAGCATCTCCAGAAAAGTTCGAGCAGTTGAGGGACTTGGATACTGCTGTTGGTTTCATGAACATCAACCAA GGTGGAATGGTACTACCATTCTACAACACAAGGTCTACAAGGCTGGCAATTGTTGTAGAAGGAACCGGTCGTTTTGAAATGGCATGTCCTCATCTCGGTAGGCAAAGCCAGAGACAAGGCCGACGTTCTCGAGGAGAAAGAAgagaacaagagcaagaagaaGAACAGGAGGAAGGCAATGTCCATTACCAAAAAGTGCGCGGTAATCTAAACGTTGGTGATGTTTTGGTAGTACCAGCAGGCCATCCTATTACCTTACTGGCCACCGGAAGCTCAAATCTCAGGATGGTTGCTTTTGGAATCAATGCTCGTAACAACAGAAAGAACTTCCTTGCAG GACAACAAAGCATATGGAGAAATGTGGAAAGGGAGGCAAAAGAACTGTCATTCAACCTGCCTGGAAAGGAGGTAGAGCAAATATTACAGAAGCAAGACCAGTCCTACTTTGTGGCAGGGCCAGAACATCGCCAGCAACACAGGGAGAGAGGTGAAGAAGGAAGAAGGGGAGAACAACAGTATTTATCTTCAATTTTGGACTTCGTTTTCTAA